One genomic window of Nitrospirota bacterium includes the following:
- a CDS encoding ATP citrate lyase yields the protein MAKVLEGPGMGLMKKWGITVPNYMVVTSVEQFNELAKVNDWIQKGKLVAKAHEALGSRFKLGLVKVDLDRKGAEAAVKEMLGKQVGSITVTQVIVSEMIPHKEEYYASVKSTRTGSEILLANCGGIEVESNWDRVKKLTVEVGEKPAAADLDKLAKEAGFAGPVAKKMAEFANKLFTCFDNEDAQYLEVNPVVVRESDGELIALDAVTLLDGDAKFRHPDWNFQFAAEFGRAYTKDEVDVMAVDSKIKGSVKFIQIPGGNIAMLPAGGGASVYYSDAVVARGGKLANYAEYSGDPPDWAVEVLTEKVASLPDIKHIIVGGAIANFTDVKKTFGGIIAGFRKAKSEGKLKGVKIWVRRGGPNEKEGLELMRKLKDEGFDINVFDRSTPLTDIVDMALQNK from the coding sequence ATGGCAAAGGTGCTTGAAGGGCCCGGGATGGGCCTGATGAAGAAGTGGGGCATCACGGTTCCCAACTATATGGTTGTGACTTCGGTCGAGCAGTTCAACGAACTCGCCAAGGTCAATGACTGGATTCAAAAGGGCAAGCTGGTGGCCAAGGCCCATGAGGCGCTTGGCTCCCGCTTCAAGCTCGGCCTGGTCAAGGTGGACCTGGATCGGAAGGGCGCGGAGGCGGCGGTCAAGGAGATGCTCGGGAAGCAGGTGGGCAGCATCACCGTGACCCAGGTCATCGTGTCGGAAATGATTCCGCACAAAGAAGAATACTATGCCTCCGTCAAGTCCACGAGAACTGGGAGCGAAATTCTCCTGGCCAATTGCGGCGGCATCGAAGTGGAATCCAACTGGGACCGGGTCAAGAAGCTGACGGTGGAGGTGGGCGAGAAGCCGGCCGCTGCCGATCTGGATAAACTGGCCAAGGAGGCGGGGTTTGCCGGTCCGGTAGCCAAGAAGATGGCCGAATTCGCCAACAAGCTCTTTACCTGTTTCGACAACGAGGACGCCCAATATCTGGAAGTGAATCCGGTGGTCGTCCGCGAGAGCGACGGGGAGTTGATCGCGCTGGACGCGGTGACGCTTCTCGACGGAGACGCCAAGTTCCGCCATCCGGACTGGAACTTCCAGTTTGCCGCGGAGTTCGGCCGGGCCTATACCAAGGACGAGGTTGACGTCATGGCGGTGGACTCCAAGATCAAGGGGTCCGTCAAGTTTATCCAGATTCCCGGCGGCAACATCGCGATGCTGCCGGCCGGCGGCGGCGCCAGCGTCTACTATTCGGACGCAGTCGTGGCCCGCGGCGGCAAGCTCGCCAACTATGCCGAATATTCCGGCGATCCGCCGGACTGGGCGGTGGAAGTCCTCACCGAAAAAGTCGCGTCCTTGCCTGACATCAAACACATCATCGTGGGCGGCGCGATCGCCAACTTCACCGACGTCAAGAAGACCTTCGGCGGCATCATCGCCGGGTTCCGCAAGGCCAAGAGCGAGGGCAAGCTCAAGGGCGTGAAAATCTGGGTGCGCCGGGGCGGGCCCAACGAGAAGGAAGGCCTGGAACTCATGCGGAAGCTGAAGGATGAAGGCTTCGACATCAATGTCTTCGATCGCAGCACGCCGCTCACCGACATCGTCGATATGGCGCTGCAAAATAAGTGA
- the mutM gene encoding bifunctional DNA-formamidopyrimidine glycosylase/DNA-(apurinic or apyrimidinic site) lyase: protein MPELPEAEVVAGQLRERIVGARLVDCWVGRRDIIREGFSTLDWYRGATVTAVERRGKSVVLTCTKTGEGRYVVAELGMTGLLLFRLHAPSFAKHIHVRLTLEGGKEPELLYWNPRRFGRMSLLDRAGLERYTARRFGCDPMTVTWEEFRDVMQARRGRLKALLMHQQVIAGIGNIYANEILYRARLHPARMANRLSVSAIRRFYDVMRQVLAEAIRAGGSSVRDFFAPDGSEGRYKRQHLVYGKEGQPCPAGCGKTIKRIMESSQRSSFYCPGCQRK from the coding sequence ATGCCGGAATTGCCTGAAGCAGAAGTCGTGGCCGGCCAGCTCCGGGAGCGGATCGTGGGAGCCAGGTTGGTTGATTGCTGGGTCGGCCGCCGGGACATTATCCGCGAAGGGTTTTCGACGCTGGACTGGTATCGGGGCGCGACGGTGACGGCAGTCGAGCGGAGAGGGAAGAGCGTCGTGCTCACGTGCACCAAGACGGGCGAGGGCCGGTACGTCGTGGCGGAACTTGGGATGACGGGGCTCCTGTTGTTTCGTCTCCACGCCCCGTCGTTTGCGAAGCACATTCACGTCAGGCTGACGCTGGAGGGGGGCAAAGAACCGGAGCTGCTCTATTGGAATCCGCGCCGGTTCGGACGGATGTCGCTCCTGGACCGGGCGGGGCTGGAGCGGTATACGGCCAGGCGGTTCGGCTGCGACCCTATGACGGTTACGTGGGAAGAGTTTCGCGACGTGATGCAGGCCCGCCGTGGCCGGCTCAAGGCATTGCTCATGCACCAGCAGGTGATCGCCGGCATCGGCAACATCTATGCGAACGAGATTCTCTATCGGGCCAGGCTGCACCCGGCCCGGATGGCCAACCGCTTGAGCGTGTCGGCGATCCGACGTTTTTATGACGTGATGCGGCAGGTGCTGGCCGAGGCGATCCGGGCCGGCGGCTCCAGCGTCCGGGATTTTTTCGCGCCGGACGGGAGCGAGGGCCGGTACAAGCGACAACATCTTGTGTATGGGAAGGAAGGCCAACCCTGTCCTGCCGGCTGCGGCAAAACCATCAAACGGATTATGGAAAGCAGCCAGCGCAGCTCGTTTTACTGTCCCGGCTGCCAGCGGAAATAG
- a CDS encoding AraC family transcriptional regulator has product MTTRAHVQAPSDTRIQVIAAIRRHSPLWATRLDQAATKQRPIADEGRAAEHGNLFEELKRLLTQLEAQPAPAQDLTRTIRGFMETNLHRGLTLKELAKFLGYSEKYCSDLFQSLMDEPFSQCVKRLRIERAAQLLLDTKTPQAAIAEALGFSDQFAFSHFFKREVGCSPRTFRIRSGNRPSARHGGSEPE; this is encoded by the coding sequence ATGACGACTCGTGCACATGTCCAGGCACCATCCGATACGCGAATCCAGGTCATTGCGGCCATCCGCCGGCACTCTCCCCTTTGGGCCACACGGCTGGATCAAGCGGCCACCAAGCAACGCCCGATCGCAGACGAAGGGCGCGCGGCGGAACACGGCAACCTCTTCGAGGAGTTGAAACGACTCCTCACGCAACTCGAGGCGCAGCCGGCACCCGCTCAGGACCTCACCCGCACCATCCGAGGGTTCATGGAAACGAATTTACATCGTGGGTTGACGCTGAAGGAACTCGCCAAATTCCTCGGGTACTCGGAAAAATATTGCTCCGACCTCTTTCAATCCTTGATGGACGAACCGTTTTCTCAATGCGTCAAACGGTTGCGGATCGAGCGCGCCGCGCAATTGCTGTTGGACACGAAGACCCCGCAAGCCGCGATCGCCGAGGCGCTCGGCTTCAGCGACCAATTTGCCTTCAGCCACTTCTTCAAACGGGAAGTGGGCTGCTCGCCCCGAACGTTCCGTATCCGGTCCGGAAACCGGCCCTCCGCTCGCCACGGCGGCTCGGAACCCGAATGA
- a CDS encoding efflux RND transporter periplasmic adaptor subunit: MSTAPKNRPHDSDLSVLSIPRPEEPVPPPRPAGRQRWWLWACGGGVLALGGYAALVAVPNATPVDVVTVTGLRSAEAPGTVSASGYVVAQRQAQVASKGTGRLEYLGVQVGDHVQTGHVIARIEQADVAANVRETQARLDVAKAALANARPELQDAALNHGRLQGLLAKTFVTQAEFDVAVARLRRARASVRSAEAAIMAATAELQAAEVQMESTNIRAPFDGTIVKKYAEVGEVVAPLAASSVSRGAVVLVADLTSLMVEAEVSESMIGTIRQGQTAELTLDAIPGKRYGGAVSQIVPTADRSKASILIKIQFLDLDERVLPEMSAKVVVQTGGPQELRPNAPLGVGLPKAALIVREGRHLVLAVKDGIVVERTVQVGQDLGSLVEVRGTLEPGDNVVINPPQHLKAGDAVRAIRKES; encoded by the coding sequence ATGAGCACCGCGCCGAAGAACCGTCCCCATGACAGCGACCTCTCGGTCCTCTCTATTCCCCGTCCGGAAGAACCGGTCCCTCCTCCCCGCCCGGCGGGCCGGCAACGATGGTGGCTATGGGCTTGCGGCGGCGGCGTTCTCGCGCTGGGCGGATATGCCGCTCTGGTCGCGGTTCCGAACGCCACGCCCGTGGACGTCGTAACCGTAACAGGGCTCCGGTCCGCAGAGGCGCCCGGCACCGTGAGCGCAAGCGGGTACGTCGTGGCGCAACGCCAGGCCCAGGTGGCGTCCAAAGGAACCGGGCGGCTGGAGTATCTCGGCGTCCAGGTCGGGGACCATGTGCAAACCGGCCACGTGATCGCCCGGATCGAACAGGCCGACGTGGCGGCCAACGTTCGCGAGACCCAGGCGAGACTGGACGTCGCCAAAGCCGCGCTCGCGAACGCCAGACCGGAACTCCAGGACGCCGCGTTGAATCACGGCCGCCTGCAGGGACTGCTGGCTAAGACCTTCGTCACGCAGGCGGAATTCGATGTGGCCGTGGCGCGCCTGCGCCGAGCCAGGGCGTCCGTTCGCTCTGCGGAGGCCGCCATCATGGCAGCAACCGCCGAACTCCAGGCCGCGGAGGTGCAGATGGAGAGCACGAATATCCGGGCGCCGTTCGACGGCACGATCGTCAAGAAGTATGCGGAGGTCGGCGAGGTTGTCGCCCCGCTGGCCGCGTCCTCCGTCTCGCGGGGGGCGGTCGTGCTCGTCGCAGACCTGACCTCCTTGATGGTGGAAGCGGAAGTGTCCGAGTCCATGATCGGCACGATCCGCCAGGGGCAAACCGCCGAGCTCACGCTCGACGCGATTCCCGGCAAACGGTACGGCGGGGCCGTGAGCCAGATCGTTCCCACGGCGGATCGGTCCAAAGCCTCCATCCTGATCAAGATCCAATTCCTGGATTTGGACGAGCGCGTACTGCCCGAGATGAGCGCCAAAGTCGTCGTGCAAACCGGCGGCCCCCAGGAACTGCGCCCGAATGCCCCTCTCGGCGTCGGCCTCCCCAAGGCGGCCCTGATCGTCCGGGAAGGCCGGCACCTGGTGCTGGCGGTGAAGGACGGGATCGTGGTCGAGCGGACAGTGCAGGTCGGACAGGACCTCGGCAGCCTGGTCGAAGTCCGGGGAACCCTCGAGCCGGGGGATAACGTGGTCATCAACCCGCCGCAGCACTTGAAGGCCGGCGACGCCGTGCGGGCCATACGAAAGGAATCCTGA
- a CDS encoding ABC transporter ATP-binding protein, with the protein MPSSIVELHHVCKSYYRDRREIPILRNLSLTIPAGTFLAVMGPSGSGKTTLLNLLAGIDRPTSGAIRVAGTGVSTLSESALARWRTRHIGFIFQFYNLIPVLTAAENVELPLLLTPLSRRERTQHVHAALALVGLADRMQHYPRQLSGGQEQRVGIARAIVSDPTLLLADEPTGNLDKDSANDILTLLARLNREMAKTIVMVTHDPQAAERAHSVQRLEKGVLA; encoded by the coding sequence ATGCCGTCCTCGATCGTGGAACTGCATCACGTGTGCAAATCCTACTACCGAGACCGCCGCGAAATTCCCATCCTCCGGAACCTCTCGCTGACCATCCCTGCGGGAACGTTTCTGGCCGTCATGGGTCCCTCCGGATCCGGGAAAACGACCCTTCTGAACCTGCTGGCCGGCATCGACAGGCCGACCTCCGGTGCGATCCGCGTGGCGGGCACCGGCGTGTCAACCCTCTCGGAATCGGCGCTGGCCCGGTGGCGCACGCGGCACATCGGCTTCATCTTCCAATTCTACAATCTGATTCCGGTGCTCACGGCGGCGGAGAACGTGGAATTGCCGCTGCTGCTCACCCCGCTGTCCCGGCGGGAGCGGACGCAGCACGTCCATGCGGCGCTCGCCCTCGTCGGACTCGCGGATCGCATGCAGCACTACCCGCGTCAGTTGTCGGGCGGGCAGGAGCAGCGGGTCGGCATCGCGCGGGCGATCGTGAGCGATCCCACGCTCCTCCTGGCCGACGAGCCGACGGGCAACCTCGACAAGGACTCGGCGAACGACATCCTGACCTTGCTCGCGCGACTGAACCGAGAAATGGCCAAGACCATCGTCATGGTCACGCACGACCCGCAAGCCGCGGAACGGGCGCATTCGGTCCAGCGGCTCGAAAAAGGCGTGCTGGCCTAG
- a CDS encoding ABC transporter permease, with translation MTLFHLAYRNAWRQKARTILTVAGLAVVVLGLGLLRTTVTAWYAGVEASVQNRLITRHAASLSIHLPLAYRDRIAALPGVTGVSYANWFGGVYRDAKGFFPQFAVEARSYLDLYPEFRLTAAERDAFLGDRQSCIVGRKLAAQHGWKIGDQIPLKGSLYPGDWEFVVRGIYQGAERATDETLLLFHWDYLNERRRATDPDRANTAGWFVVQVTEASRAATLANAVDAGFANSAAETRTETEQAFQMGFVAMAGTLILTLDLMAVLLNGITLLVLANALAMSVRERTREYAVMKTLGFRPIHLAGLIAGESLLIAALGAAVGATLTIPACKAYGALLTNRLGNFFPVFALQLRTLWLIIGATLLVGLMASVAPILRVTRIRITEGLRHIG, from the coding sequence ATGACCCTCTTTCATCTGGCATACAGGAATGCATGGCGGCAGAAAGCCCGCACTATCCTCACCGTGGCGGGCCTCGCCGTCGTCGTGCTGGGGCTGGGGCTGCTCCGAACGACCGTGACGGCCTGGTATGCAGGCGTAGAGGCCTCGGTGCAGAACCGGCTGATCACGCGGCATGCCGCGTCCCTGTCCATCCACCTCCCGCTGGCTTACCGGGACCGTATCGCCGCCCTCCCCGGCGTGACCGGCGTGTCCTATGCCAACTGGTTCGGCGGAGTCTATCGCGACGCCAAGGGATTCTTTCCGCAATTCGCCGTCGAGGCGCGGTCGTATCTGGACCTGTATCCTGAATTTCGGCTGACCGCGGCGGAACGGGACGCGTTTCTCGGCGATCGCCAAAGCTGCATCGTCGGCCGGAAACTCGCCGCTCAGCACGGGTGGAAGATCGGCGACCAGATCCCGCTCAAGGGCAGCCTGTATCCCGGAGACTGGGAATTCGTCGTGCGCGGGATCTACCAGGGCGCCGAACGCGCCACCGACGAGACGCTCTTGCTGTTCCACTGGGACTATTTGAACGAACGGCGTCGGGCGACTGATCCCGACCGCGCCAACACCGCCGGATGGTTCGTCGTGCAAGTCACGGAGGCCTCGCGAGCCGCCACGCTCGCGAACGCCGTCGACGCCGGTTTCGCAAATTCGGCGGCCGAGACCAGGACGGAAACCGAGCAGGCTTTTCAAATGGGATTCGTCGCGATGGCCGGCACGCTGATCCTGACGTTGGACCTCATGGCCGTGCTCCTGAACGGCATTACGCTGCTCGTCCTGGCCAATGCACTGGCGATGTCCGTCCGGGAACGGACCCGGGAGTACGCCGTGATGAAGACGCTCGGGTTCCGTCCCATCCACCTCGCCGGGTTGATCGCCGGAGAATCGCTCCTGATCGCGGCCCTGGGCGCGGCCGTCGGCGCGACGCTCACGATTCCGGCGTGCAAGGCCTATGGCGCGCTGTTGACGAATCGCCTGGGGAATTTCTTCCCGGTGTTCGCGCTGCAACTGCGGACCCTGTGGCTCATCATCGGCGCCACCCTGCTGGTCGGGCTCATGGCCTCGGTCGCGCCGATCCTGCGGGTGACGCGCATCCGCATCACGGAAGGGTTGAGGCACATCGGCTGA
- a CDS encoding FtsX-like permease family protein, with protein sequence MRLLFAYSVRNLLARRLTTGLTVAGLSLVVFVFVAALMLARGLETTLVGTGLPDNVLILRKGATTEIASGIYRDQANILQIQPEAALGTAGRPLAFGELVVLITLTKRGEASTANVILRGTAPEALRLRPQVRLTRGRAWRPGTTEVIAGTQVAGRFERAGLGQRLRFAKRDWTIVGLFDAAGSGFESEIWGDADQFMAAYGRDSFSSFTLRLSHPALFDALKTRLENDPRLSFQIKRERDYYAEKSAMLSAFITLLASVLTIIFGIGAILGAAMTMHGSVSNRTAEIGTLRALGFARRHILAALIAESLLIGGAAGLCGIAGASLLQTVTVSTMNWSTFSELAFGFALSPGIVARGLLFALIMGFLGGLAPATRAARLPIVAALGTRNG encoded by the coding sequence ATGCGGCTGCTCTTCGCCTACAGCGTTCGGAACCTGCTGGCCAGGCGCCTGACGACCGGCCTCACCGTCGCCGGGCTGAGCCTCGTGGTCTTCGTCTTCGTGGCCGCGCTGATGCTGGCCCGCGGCCTCGAGACGACCCTCGTCGGCACGGGCCTCCCGGACAACGTCCTGATCCTCCGGAAAGGCGCGACGACGGAGATCGCCAGCGGCATCTACCGGGACCAAGCCAACATTCTGCAAATCCAGCCGGAGGCCGCCCTGGGAACGGCCGGCCGGCCGCTGGCGTTCGGCGAACTGGTCGTGCTGATCACACTCACCAAGCGCGGCGAGGCCAGCACGGCGAACGTGATCCTGCGGGGTACCGCTCCGGAGGCCTTGCGTCTGCGCCCGCAAGTCCGCCTGACCCGGGGACGCGCCTGGCGGCCGGGCACGACCGAAGTGATCGCAGGCACGCAGGTCGCCGGACGATTCGAACGCGCCGGGTTGGGACAGCGCCTCCGCTTCGCCAAACGGGACTGGACCATCGTCGGCCTGTTCGACGCGGCCGGAAGCGGGTTCGAATCGGAGATCTGGGGGGACGCCGACCAATTCATGGCGGCTTACGGCCGCGACTCGTTTTCCTCCTTCACGCTGCGGCTGTCCCATCCGGCCCTGTTCGACGCGTTGAAGACCCGCCTGGAAAACGATCCGCGTCTCTCCTTCCAGATCAAACGGGAACGGGACTACTACGCCGAAAAATCCGCGATGCTCTCCGCGTTCATCACCTTGCTGGCCTCGGTCCTGACGATCATCTTCGGCATCGGGGCGATTTTAGGCGCCGCCATGACCATGCACGGATCCGTGTCGAACCGCACGGCGGAAATCGGGACGCTGCGCGCGCTGGGATTCGCCCGCCGCCACATCCTGGCCGCGCTGATCGCAGAGTCGCTCCTGATCGGAGGCGCGGCGGGGCTCTGCGGCATAGCCGGCGCCTCGCTGTTGCAGACCGTGACCGTGTCCACGATGAATTGGAGCACCTTCTCGGAATTGGCCTTCGGATTCGCTCTGTCGCCCGGCATCGTAGCCCGCGGGCTGCTGTTCGCGCTCATCATGGGATTCCTGGGAGGGCTGGCGCCGGCGACCCGCGCCGCCCGCCTCCCGATTGTCGCCGCGCTGGGGACCCGCAACGGCTGA
- a CDS encoding TonB family protein translates to MPPLLIFRPKNIRLQEFEHSQINDKSLTCHFDENVSQYHFKRTADTMIIQVLPRTEEAPLLVHSWVFSFALHGLMVGAAVAFLSEVQPRPQPEPFTWKVALTNASIQPPLEPEQPAPDEAKSSQTATPVRNQQPPTQPATRSSEQAIATMPPQVVPAHAPEPPSATVQSSEPQRPAEADVAPLNQAVQYVARQEPVQEQQPETRESQQPIQPAQVAGLSTTPVEQTHQAAPAEAQPTISTSPGPASAEPEPPVPSVTAAFPSNRPTDPAQASVPGTSTSAAPALVKANAAAASARTGKADHRWLAETLWHRIQRLKQYPKLARNQGWEGRVVVRVLIKEDGSLMDANVVESSGFEILDLDAVDLIRQVCPLTLKQALGQTHVAIHIPIQYRLDQ, encoded by the coding sequence ATGCCTCCTCTCCTGATTTTCCGGCCAAAAAACATACGGCTCCAAGAATTCGAACATTCTCAAATAAACGATAAGTCATTAACTTGTCACTTTGACGAGAACGTTTCTCAATATCATTTTAAACGGACTGCCGACACGATGATTATTCAAGTTCTGCCGCGCACGGAGGAAGCGCCCCTCCTTGTTCACAGTTGGGTTTTCTCATTCGCGCTCCACGGTCTGATGGTCGGAGCCGCGGTCGCCTTCTTGTCCGAGGTCCAGCCGCGTCCCCAACCGGAACCGTTCACCTGGAAGGTTGCCCTCACAAACGCGTCGATTCAGCCGCCGCTGGAACCCGAACAGCCTGCGCCGGACGAGGCAAAGTCGAGCCAAACCGCCACTCCTGTCCGGAACCAGCAACCCCCGACGCAACCGGCGACGCGATCGTCCGAGCAAGCCATCGCGACGATGCCACCGCAAGTGGTGCCGGCACATGCGCCCGAGCCGCCCAGCGCCACAGTGCAATCGAGCGAGCCACAGCGGCCCGCAGAGGCGGACGTGGCGCCACTGAACCAGGCGGTCCAGTACGTCGCCCGGCAGGAACCGGTTCAGGAACAACAGCCTGAGACTCGGGAGAGCCAGCAACCGATCCAACCGGCCCAGGTAGCCGGCCTCTCGACCACCCCGGTTGAGCAGACTCATCAAGCAGCGCCTGCCGAAGCCCAACCAACGATCTCGACGTCCCCCGGGCCGGCGTCCGCCGAGCCGGAGCCGCCTGTTCCGTCCGTGACCGCAGCCTTCCCGTCGAACCGTCCGACTGATCCGGCTCAGGCAAGCGTGCCGGGGACAAGTACGTCCGCCGCTCCCGCTCTCGTGAAGGCCAACGCGGCTGCCGCCTCCGCCCGAACGGGCAAGGCGGATCATCGGTGGCTGGCCGAGACCCTCTGGCACCGGATCCAACGGCTCAAACAGTATCCCAAGCTGGCTCGAAACCAGGGATGGGAAGGGCGGGTCGTCGTCCGGGTGTTGATCAAAGAAGACGGCAGTCTCATGGACGCAAACGTCGTCGAAAGCTCCGGCTTCGAGATCCTCGACCTCGACGCCGTCGACCTCATCCGGCAGGTGTGCCCGCTGACGCTCAAACAGGCCCTGGGCCAAACTCACGTGGCCATCCACATTCCCATCCAGTACCGACTCGATCAATAA
- a CDS encoding TonB-dependent receptor, with the protein MGIHTEGAVTMEPRKRTPSRVFRALALAWCLTAGTQPGALWAQTRMPPSMPPSTPTISQPDSSGQQDPGASQETTGPQGAGAPVESPDYLLPIEGNETVITGTWTPHAQRDSPVEIERITGKMLEQAGATNIGQSLQDVPAVQPGRGGGGFPQFQIQGLPSINTLFLLNSQEVIGTIEGATFTRDILASPEIDSIEIVKGAAAVQYGSDAIAGVINIRTKYATKEAGATMFGQYGRFNTATVFGAPQFKVGKFSGFFSAGTQSTTGFDLNQATPQTDGPAQANTKSLSGNLAYEFSPRSKLSFYSRYSDDERKTRQNPSPAGTSIREVKADVQRSQNILRWDYQPDAVSNLIVWGHYQNFLSDSSTFRLGDNTRTRYSSFTQELFEPQFQYSRQVGKEHLLTGGGEYDIRRGRGVNLKGGATQLNESALWAQDEITLMKDVEIMIGGRYTSNSKYGGFFSPQTTILVKPGDFRGRFTYTRGFRSPDLVETGGAFVEGGGVGIVGRENLQAEKSVSYTTNFEYYWEKAKIGASFFRHQVSNQIQFLAGGCSAAEAAALGVTLPLCFKGTNVSAVQSQGFELEAGGKPANWLYVETGYMYLDAYDQNTGSQLFQRSPHSFKSRVVVEHDGWSLTTRLRWYSSFGFGDLNTNQKIDPNEKAPSNLQLDMRLAKTLKNGIEVYGGGENMTSSRMNFSSGLIPQTGVMLWFVGMRMTL; encoded by the coding sequence ATGGGCATCCACACAGAAGGAGCAGTGACAATGGAACCGAGAAAACGAACGCCGTCCCGTGTTTTCCGCGCGTTGGCGCTGGCCTGGTGTCTGACGGCCGGCACGCAACCCGGCGCCCTGTGGGCCCAGACCAGGATGCCGCCGTCGATGCCGCCGTCGACGCCCACCATTTCGCAGCCTGATTCCTCCGGTCAACAGGACCCTGGCGCCTCCCAGGAAACCACCGGCCCGCAGGGGGCTGGCGCGCCGGTGGAGAGCCCGGACTATCTGCTCCCGATCGAAGGCAACGAAACCGTCATCACCGGCACCTGGACGCCCCACGCCCAGCGGGACTCGCCGGTGGAAATCGAGCGCATCACCGGCAAGATGCTGGAGCAGGCCGGCGCGACGAACATCGGGCAATCCCTGCAGGACGTGCCAGCGGTCCAGCCCGGCCGCGGCGGAGGCGGCTTCCCCCAGTTCCAGATTCAGGGGCTCCCGTCCATCAATACGCTCTTCCTGCTCAACAGCCAGGAAGTGATCGGCACGATCGAGGGCGCCACGTTCACGCGCGACATTCTGGCCTCGCCGGAAATCGACTCCATCGAAATCGTGAAAGGCGCGGCGGCGGTGCAGTACGGGAGCGATGCGATCGCCGGCGTCATCAACATCCGCACGAAATACGCGACTAAAGAGGCGGGGGCCACCATGTTCGGCCAATACGGCCGATTCAACACGGCCACCGTGTTCGGCGCGCCGCAATTCAAGGTCGGGAAATTCAGCGGATTCTTCTCGGCCGGCACGCAATCGACCACCGGTTTCGACCTGAACCAAGCCACCCCTCAGACGGACGGCCCAGCCCAGGCCAACACGAAAAGCCTGAGCGGGAACCTCGCCTACGAGTTTTCGCCCCGCTCGAAGCTCTCCTTTTACTCGCGCTACTCGGACGACGAACGCAAGACCCGACAGAATCCCTCTCCGGCCGGCACCAGCATCCGCGAAGTGAAAGCCGACGTCCAGCGCTCACAGAACATCCTCCGATGGGATTATCAACCGGACGCGGTCTCGAACCTGATCGTCTGGGGCCACTACCAAAATTTCCTGAGCGACTCGTCCACCTTCCGGCTCGGCGACAACACCAGGACCCGCTACTCCAGCTTTACGCAGGAACTGTTCGAACCGCAATTCCAGTACAGCCGGCAGGTCGGCAAGGAGCACCTCCTCACGGGCGGCGGCGAATACGATATCCGGCGGGGCCGGGGGGTGAATCTGAAGGGAGGCGCCACGCAGTTGAACGAGTCCGCCCTCTGGGCTCAGGACGAAATCACCCTGATGAAGGACGTGGAAATCATGATCGGCGGACGCTACACGTCCAATAGCAAGTACGGCGGGTTCTTCAGCCCGCAGACGACGATCCTGGTCAAGCCGGGCGACTTCCGCGGGCGCTTTACCTATACCAGGGGGTTCCGAAGCCCCGACCTGGTCGAAACCGGGGGCGCCTTCGTGGAAGGCGGAGGAGTCGGCATCGTCGGCCGGGAGAACCTGCAGGCGGAAAAGTCCGTTAGCTACACGACGAACTTCGAATACTATTGGGAAAAGGCCAAGATCGGCGCGAGCTTCTTCCGGCACCAGGTCAGCAATCAGATCCAGTTCCTGGCCGGGGGCTGCTCGGCCGCCGAAGCCGCCGCGCTCGGCGTCACACTGCCGCTGTGCTTCAAGGGCACGAACGTGAGCGCGGTCCAGAGCCAGGGATTCGAGCTCGAGGCCGGCGGCAAACCGGCCAATTGGCTGTACGTCGAAACCGGCTACATGTACCTGGACGCGTACGACCAGAACACGGGTTCGCAACTGTTCCAACGATCGCCGCACTCGTTCAAGTCCAGGGTCGTGGTGGAACATGACGGCTGGAGCCTGACGACCCGCCTTCGCTGGTACTCTTCATTCGGGTTCGGCGACCTCAATACCAACCAGAAGATCGACCCGAACGAGAAAGCGCCGTCCAACTTGCAGCTCGACATGCGGCTGGCCAAGACGCTCAAGAACGGCATCGAAGTCTACGGCGGTGGAGAAAACATGACGTCCTCCCGGATGAATTTCAGTTCGGGACTGATTCCGCAGACGGGCGTCATGCTCTGGTTCGTGGGTATGCGGATGACCCTGTAG